In Epinephelus moara isolate mb chromosome 9, YSFRI_EMoa_1.0, whole genome shotgun sequence, a genomic segment contains:
- the LOC126395255 gene encoding tripartite motif-containing protein 16-like yields MAQRGIQMDQEKLRCSICLDLLKDPVTIPCGHNYCMSCIKSHWDEEDQKQIPSCPQCRHTFMPRPALVKNTMLADLVEELKKTGLQAAPADHCYAGPEDVACDVCTGRKLKAVKSCLQCLVSYCEQHLQPHYESPAFEKHKLVGPSKKLQENICTRHNKVIEIFCRTDQQCICYLCSMDEHKGHDTISAAAERTERQKELGVSRQNIQQRIQNREKDVTVLQQEVEAINHSADKAVRDSEKIFTDLIRLIEKRSSDVKQHIRSQQKTKVRQVKELQEKLQQEITDLRRKDTELEKLSHTEDHTQFLQSYPSLSHLTDSKDSSRINIRPVRHFEDVTAAVSEARDKLQDFVSDVWTKISLTKTEVDVLLAQPQPKPRAEFLQFSCQITLDPNTAGSWLELSEGNRRATVRQSEFAIYQLYLFPPPASHNDINRYQVLSRESLTGRCYWEVEWSGPRVSVAVTSAHRKELVYESGFGNSDTSWAVYCLSDSYQFRHNNISTPISGPQSSRVGVYLDHPAGILSFYSVSDTMTLLHRVQTTFTQPLYAGLGLFHGVAAEFR; encoded by the coding sequence ATGGCGCAGCGAGGAATTCAGATGGACCAGGAAAAACTCCGCTGTTCGATCTGTCTGGATCTACTGAAGGATCCCGTGACTATTCCCTGTGGACACAACTACTGTATGAGCTGTATTAAAAGCCACTGGGATGAAGAGGATCAGAAGCAAATCCCCAGCTGTCCTCAGTGCAGACACACCTTCATGCCGAGGCCTGCTCTGGTGAAAAACACCATGTTAGCAGATTTAGTGGAGGAACTGAAGAAGACAGGACTCCAAGCTGCTCCAGCTGATCACTGCTATGCCGGACCTGAAGATGTGGCCTGTGATGTCTGTACTGGGAGAAAGCTGAAAGCTGTCAAGTCCTGTCTGCAGTGTCTGGTGTCTTACTGTGAGCAGCACCTCCAGCCTCACTATGAATCCCCTGCCTTTGAAAAACACAAGCTGGTCGGCCCCTCCAAGAAGCTTCAGGAGAACATCTGTACTCGTCACAACAAGGTGATAGAGATTTTCTGCCGCACTGATCAGCAGTGTATCTGTTATCTGTGCTCCATGGATGAACATAAAGGCCACGACACaatttcagctgcagcagaacGGACTGAGAGGCAGAAAGAGCTCGGGGTGAGTCGACAAAACATCCAGCAGAGAATCcagaacagagagaaagatgtgACGGTGCTTCAGCAGGAGGTGGAGGCTATCAATCACTCGGCTGATAAAGCAGTGAGGGACAGTGAGAAGATCTTCACAGATCTGATCCGTCTCATTGAGAAAAGAAGCTCTGATGTGAAGCAGCACATCAGATCTCAGCAGAAAACTAAAGTTAGACAAGTCAAAGAGCTTCAGgagaagctgcagcaggagatCACTGATCTGAGGAGGAAAGACACTGAGCTAGAgaagctctcacacacagaggaccACACCCAGTTTCTACAGAGCTACCCCTCACTGTCACATCTCACTGACTCTAAAGACTCATCCAGGATCAATATCCGCCCTGTGCGACACTTTGAGGatgtgactgcagctgtgtCAGAGGCCAGAGATAAACTACAGGACTTTGTTAGTGATGTGTGGACCAAGATCTCACTGACAAAGACTGAAGTGGATGTTTTGCTGGCACAACCTCAGCCCAAGCCCAGAGCTGAATTCTTACAGTTTTCATGTCAGATCACACTGGATCCaaacacagcaggcagctggcTCGAATTATCTGAAGGGAACAGAAGAGCAACAGTGAGACAGTCAGAATTTGCAATTTACCAGTTGTATTTGTTTCCTCCACCAGCGTCACACAATGACATCAACAGGTATCAGGTCCTGAGCAGAGAGAGTCTGACTGGACGAtgttactgggaggtggagtggaGTGGACCTAGAGTTTCAGTAGCAGTCACATCTGCACATAGGAAAGAACTGGTATATGAAAGTGGATTTGGGAACAGTGACACATCTTGGGCAGTATATTGTTTGAGTGATTCTTATCAGTTCAGACATAACAACATCAGCACTCCCATCTCAGGCCCTCAGTCCTCCAGAGTGGGAGTGTACCTGGATCACCCTGCAGGTATTTTGTCCTTCTACAGCGTCTCTGACACCATGACTCTCCTCCACAGAGTCCAGACCACATTCACTCAGCCTCTCTATGCTGGACTTGGGCTTTTTCACGGAGTCGCAGCTGAGTTCAGGTAG